AATGTTGAAATTTTTCTGAAGTCAATATAAATGATGAAACATATTCTTTAAAGTGCCTTATTTCCATTGATATATGTCTATTTATATCTCCATAATCTGATTGCCGAGCTAAGTCATTTAAGATAGTATCAATCTCATTTCTATTAATACCTCGCATAAAAGACTTAACTAGATTCCTAGGTATTGTTTTTTCCATCCTATGAAATAACTTAGGACTAAAGGCTAAATCATTTACTAACTTTAACCATTCACATTTTACTTCGTACGTTAATTCATTTGTTAAAAATTCATAATACTCTTTATTCCCTACAGAAAATTCTATTAATTTTATAGATTCATTAAATAGCATCTGATTTTTTTTTAACAACCTAATATTATTTCCATAAATATCAATATATTTTATTGGGAAACGATACTCAAGATTCTGGTCACGATAGTTAAGATACAACATACAATTATTTCCATAATCAAACCAACCAGCATCCTCAATAGAAATTTTATCCAAAAAATCTATTAAGGATGATTTTTTTTTATTCTCCATCCAACTTACCTCCATATAGTTTTTTTAAATACATTCATACCTTCAACAAAACATAGAAATTATCATTCTATTTAACTTTAGATTCTATTAAAATAATAATCAAATTGTTTCTTGTTGTTAATTTCAAATTGTAAACAAGCAATTGATAAATATTATTTTCATATAATTCACAATAGCTTCTTATCAGTATTGAAGGAGATTGCTACTTACTTTTAATTTCCAAAAATATGAATTAGGATATTAGAAACATATCAATAATAATCGCTCAAAATAAACTCATAAAGATTAGTATTTAAAAACACCCTCTTATATTATATCAAAATATATTCTAATATAAACCTATCAGCGAGTAGAAAACTTAATAACATTTTACAATTCTACTATAACGGATTTATTCCTTTTGGTGTTTACACAACTTATTTTACACTGACTCATAAAATAATGACATCAAAATCATATCATCATTTTTTAGCTATTTCCATTAATTTTACGTAAACGGTAATTTAAGTTCCAATTCAAGAAAAATATAACAAAAAATACGCAAATCAATTAAAATTTACGCTTCTTATTTTTGATAAATACTTTTAACTAAATCTCCGAAAAATAAGTATTTTCTCGAAAGATATTTAATAGTGACTGACAGCATCTATATTATACTTGTGATATTTATTTGGTATAATGTTGAAAGGAGGAAGTGAGATGAAAAAATTATTCGTATTAATATTGGTATCTATGTCTACATTTTTGCTAATGGCCTGCTCTAAGCAATCAGATAACTCCTTAGATGGAGAATATTACTGGATAAATGAAAATAGAAATGAAGTAGCTTTTGTTATATCTGGGGATACGGGAATCATTAAACATGGAGAGGCTGAAGGATTTACTATAGATAAAGAAAAATCAACCATTCAATTATTGGGAGAAAATATCATTAAACTTACAAAAAGTTATACTTTTAAAGATGATGTATTTACTGTAGATATCTCAGGTATGAAACACGACTACTATAAAAAAGATAGCAAGGTCTATCAAGAAGCTTTAAAAAAGTATGGCTATCAATAATATACTCGAAAATTAGAGAAAGCCATGCTTAATTCATAAGAACACTACATTCGAGTGTTCTTTTTTGTATCCGTAAAATATTTTAAAATACTTGTTTATAATCTGTATATACCGTTCAGAGTTATTTTTAATCATTTGAGAATTATTAGAGTAATCATATAATTTCTTTTGATATGATATAACCATGAAAAATATAAAAGAAAATAACATCCAAAAAGCATTATGGCATATCAAACGCCATTGTTAACAAATAGAAAACAACCACTCTAACAGCGATATAACAGCTGAACTATTCCATTTAAAAGCAAGTATTGAAATTTTAATTCGAATTTTCAATGATGAAAAACCCTACCCAAACTTGGATAGGGTGGATATATTTTAACAAAATGCTAAAATATTAACTAAAAATCTAAGAATACTTATTTGAGATATATTGGAATTAAAATAATGTGAGTAATTCAACTTCAATTAAAATAAAATCTCAAATATTCAAAATTATCTAGAACAAATCATCTGCAGTCTTAGCTTCTTGCAATTTTGAAAAAGTTGTATATCTACTTCTTTGAAATGCAGTCTTATCTTTTCCAAGATCTATTGGTCTACTAAGTTGTTTTGCTTCTCCATCAAAGTAAATAATTTTCTTTTTTGAATTATAGGGCGATGTATCTACATTATCAACAACCGCATAGTGGGTTATTTTCATTTTTGGATATGTAACGTATGCTGCAATGTACTTAATGTATTCTTTCCGACCTTCCCAGATTGCTACGTCATACCATCGATTTTCACCTAAAAACACTTCTTTAAAGCCTTCTTCATTAGCTGGTACAATAATAGTATCTTGAGATTTATAAAGTTCCTCAGGTGTAAAAATAGCCGAAACTTCATTCTTCAAATCTGAATCTTTACTCATACATCCAATTATAACTTCTGTAAGCTTATTAAGATATTCCAAAATAGTGTTGCAATTTTTAGCAAACATCTCATAATCTTCTTTTCTAAATTCATTACAATGCGCTATCTTATTTCGTTGTGTATAAATTTGTTTTAATAATTTTTGGAATTTTGCATCATCAATAGAAATATTTGTAGCATTATTTTTAATAAATCGGTCCCAATTAGTTTTCGGAATTTTGTTTGGTATCTCGCTTACTAAGCTTATTTTTTTTTCTTCATCATTCTCATTTAAAATTTCATCAATAATATCAGCATAACTAGTGTCACTGTAGTCTGTAAATAAAAACTCACGAAGTTGATCAAAATTTCTACTGTAGAGAACTTTGTTATCTGATTTATCTTTATCACTTGAAATATTCAATATTTCTCTAACTTCATCGAGCCAGTTAGGGTTGCTAAATGTCATCAATTCAGTTATAAAAGCTCGTAAAGCAGTCTCTACCTCATGTAATATAGAATATGCTTTTGAACTATATACTCTTGAAACACCATCATCTAAAAGTACAACCCTATCATTTCTAAACTTATAAAAAATACGATTTATCTCACTGTTAATTTTTTCAGCAGTCAGTAATTCCTTACACTTAATTTCCATTGTAAAATAAGAATTAGCACTAGACATCCCATTATTTATTGTTTTTATCTTACATGCAGCTTCAAATTCATTAAATTTGAGAATCTTTTTGTTCAGATCTATTTTAATACTTGATCGCGATTGTAATAAATTACTCAGTTTCATTGTACTTTCTAGTTCCGAATCGACAATAAATAGATATTTCATTTGCACATTACACACTACAAACATCCTCCTAAAATTTTATTCCATTATAAAAATTATAAAGCAGGTTTTAATTTTAAAAACTCTCTACTCTTTTAAACTGTTCTTTGTACTTATTTATAAAATTCTTAATTTCTTCAGAAAATTTGACATTTTCTTGTTTCTTAGTATTGATTTTACTTCTATTATCAAAATTAAACGAATTACCTTTTTCAAAAGGACGTCCATTTCGAAAGTATATTGCTTTTGTTTCAACTGCAAATGCTTTCTCTATAGCTTTTCTCTCTTTATCTTTTGTCTCCCCTGAAATAAAAATAAATTTAAAATTTTTGAACTTTCTTTTAATCTCCTCTCCATATAAGAACTCTCTATATGATGTAATTACCCTATATGAAAACAACTCTTCTTTAAAATAATTTACATACATACGTTCATTCAGTTCATCTTTAATCCCTTCCGTTAAGAATTTTTGAGCAGCCTCAACATCATCTTTAATACTATACATCTTTTGTCCAACCTGTAGACAGTAATAAGTTTCGTTGTTTGAATCTTTTCTCATTCCAAATAAAGCCCATACCCCAGGTACATTAAATTCATGTATGTTTTCTTCTGTTATTAATATTAAATCGGCAAATAAATCCATAATTTCATTGCTCTTGTATAAACTTAAATACTTAATATTAGTTTATTATAATCAGTCTCTCATTTCAACTCTTAAATGCTGATTCAATTGAATAATATGAAAAATCAATAAGTGCTAACTAAAAATTTTAACAAATACTCACTTACTTTATAAATACTTACTGTAATATATAGATGTTTGCAGAAAGTGAGAATATTATGGAAGAACAAAGAAACTGGAAAAAAGATTTTTTACCTTTAAGAAAGGACCTGTATTATATATTTTTAGAGAGCACTTTCAAACCTTATCAAGAGGCTCATACTAACAAGATCTATTTTGAGTTTATACCATCCCAGCTTGAAATAAGTTTTATAGAGGAAATTGCTCGGGAAAAGTCCTAGTTTACAAATGATAACAATCAAGATGACAACCCTCGCGAAAACGCCGAGAAAATTAATAAACAAATTACAAAAACATATATAAATACAACTGATATAGTTAATAAGACAGTTGGTGAGATTACTTTTAGAAATCTTAAAAAATAATAAAATAAATCAATAAATTATTTACATTTTTCCTACCACTAATTATTTTTCGTTTAAATCATCTGATTGCAAAAATAATTTATTTCCCAACAAATTCTACTTTCATACCATTCCCTAATTCTTGCAGATAGAGCTTTCTATCTTCTACTCTGTGTTGATTTACAATTTCCTTTATTTCTTCTGAAGCATTAGTCTCCGTACTCGACCATTTATATCTTCTACTATCATCAAAAAATCTCATTTCAAAAGTCTTATCCTTACATTGCTTTCGAGTTTTAAGACCTATCTCACTTATTTTCAAACTTATCAAAAATTCCTCTGCTATTGATCTGACAGCCTGATAAATAGGATTATTTTCTGGAGTCTGATCGAAATTATCCATAATACCAAGAGAATTTTGTTTTGATAACAAGAAAAAAGATTCCTTTAGTTCAGGGTCAACATGTGCACCACCATCATTATTTGCTACAAAAAGAATAATATCCTTTCTAGTAAAAACATTACTCTTATCGTCAAATATCACTTCATTCCACCAGTCATCAAATGTATAACAAAAATAACGATTATCCTTATCATAAATAATATTTGGTAAATACTGGATACCATCAGGACAAAGCTGTAGTGTTAATAATGTCCATGATGTCAATAAATTAGCAGGATTATAAAAACTGCTAGACGAAAAATATATTAAATTAATACCTATTTGTCTTACCAAGGACTTAGAATACTTAGTTTCATGCAGTAATATTCTTAAACAAGAAGCGATTCGTCTTGCTTCATTTTCACTACCATTATCAAATTCATTAACCTCTCTAATCAAAAAATTAATTTGATCATCCCAATATTCTTTCAGTTCATTCTTTTTTCTCTTATACTTCACCATAAAAAATGAAAACCTCCATAAAATCTATTACTTATCTTAGTATTTTATAAATTAGAATAAGTACTTAAATTTTTAACAACCTTTAAATATATTATACTACTAATAAGAAGAAATTTAAACTTTAAATTAATTTTAAAGATTGAAAAGTAATCAGGGAAATTCTTGATTTTTAAACAAAAAAAGACATCCAAGAGATAATTCTTGAATGTCTGTAAACGTTGATATAATCGTATTGATTAACGTTTTGAGAATTGTGATGCTTTACGAGCTTTCTTAAGACCTGGTTGGATACATTTATATTTGAATAAGTTTCAAAATCCCCTTTAAATCAGCGTTTCTCCGCTTTTTTTAGAAAACTAATTTCATCTAATTTGAATAAGTTTCAATTAAATGGTGTGAATTTTACCCTAAAAATACACAAATTGAGCTAGATTTTACCAAAAAGTTCACACCATTTGAATTATTATTGTTTTGTACATTTGATATACGGAATACAATATAAATTATCGCAAATATCTTTCAATATACTCTATGAAGATACAAGGTTCTATACTGCTACAGCTTAACCAGTTATGCATCAGATAGATAGTCCAATTTCTGCAAAAAATTGATTCATAGAAATACATCTACCTACTATTTTAATATTTTATCAAATAAAAAATCGGTATTTTTTACCGATTAAAAGCTTTGTCTTCTAATAATTTTTGAAGATATTTCAACGGATTCTATATTTTCACCGTTAATGATTGCTAAAACACCTTCTATCATTTTTTGGGCTAACATAGCATAATTAGGAGAAATAGTAGACAGAGCTGGAGTATAATATTGCGAAATAGGAATATTATCGAATCCAATTATTGAAATATCATCAGGAATGGTAATCCCCTTCTCATAGCACGCACGAATCAGCCCTTGAACCTTCTCATCCCCAGAAACAAATATCATATCCGGATGATTTTGATTAGATAAATTATTTATAGCATATGAATAAACTGAATCAATTGTAGTTAAACCATAAATAACTTGCAAATCCATTAAATAATTTTTATCAGTCAAAAAAGTACGAATACCTTTTTCACGATCCTTATTAACAAGAGATTCCCCTCCCATAAGT
Above is a window of Streptococcus oralis subsp. dentisani DNA encoding:
- a CDS encoding HEPN domain-containing protein; this translates as MKLSNLLQSRSSIKIDLNKKILKFNEFEAACKIKTINNGMSSANSYFTMEIKCKELLTAEKINSEINRIFYKFRNDRVVLLDDGVSRVYSSKAYSILHEVETALRAFITELMTFSNPNWLDEVREILNISSDKDKSDNKVLYSRNFDQLREFLFTDYSDTSYADIIDEILNENDEEKKISLVSEIPNKIPKTNWDRFIKNNATNISIDDAKFQKLLKQIYTQRNKIAHCNEFRKEDYEMFAKNCNTILEYLNKLTEVIIGCMSKDSDLKNEVSAIFTPEELYKSQDTIIVPANEEGFKEVFLGENRWYDVAIWEGRKEYIKYIAAYVTYPKMKITHYAVVDNVDTSPYNSKKKIIYFDGEAKQLSRPIDLGKDKTAFQRSRYTTFSKLQEAKTADDLF